A single genomic interval of Rhodopseudomonas palustris harbors:
- a CDS encoding amino acid ABC transporter substrate-binding protein, translating to MFKRTFRTGLAIGLVVAAGIAAAAITYERYDTKTLKRTIRRDAVLCGVNKGLPGFSTPDDKGNWTGFDVDFCRAVAAAIFDDPNKVQFVPLDANERFKELQSRKVDILSRNSTWSMSRETNYDLYFPAVAYYDGQGFMVPASRKIDSAVELDGSKVCVQNGTTTQLNLADYFRANNMKYQEVKSEKFDDVVKSYKDGQCDTFTADVSQLYALRKTFEKSGDHIILPDVISKEPLAPVVRQRDDDWMMIVKWTLYAMINAEELGITSQNIGEALKSKKPDVMRLVGTEGAFGEDLGLSKDWAARVIRHVGNYGEVYDRNVGKLGIPRGLNQLWSNGGIQYAPPIR from the coding sequence ATGTTCAAACGGACGTTTCGAACCGGGCTTGCAATCGGGCTCGTGGTCGCGGCGGGCATCGCGGCGGCGGCGATCACCTATGAGCGCTACGACACCAAGACGCTGAAGCGCACCATTCGCCGCGATGCCGTACTGTGCGGCGTCAATAAGGGCCTGCCCGGGTTCTCGACGCCGGACGACAAGGGCAACTGGACCGGCTTCGACGTCGATTTCTGCCGCGCAGTAGCGGCTGCGATCTTCGACGACCCGAACAAGGTGCAGTTCGTGCCGCTCGATGCCAACGAGCGCTTCAAGGAACTGCAGAGCCGCAAGGTCGACATCCTGTCGCGCAACTCGACCTGGAGCATGTCGCGCGAAACCAATTACGATCTGTATTTCCCGGCGGTCGCCTATTACGACGGCCAGGGCTTCATGGTGCCGGCCTCGCGCAAGATCGACAGCGCTGTCGAACTCGACGGCAGCAAGGTCTGCGTCCAGAACGGCACCACCACCCAGCTCAACCTCGCCGATTACTTCCGTGCCAACAACATGAAGTATCAGGAGGTGAAGTCGGAGAAATTCGACGACGTGGTGAAGTCCTACAAGGACGGCCAGTGCGACACCTTCACGGCCGACGTGTCGCAGCTCTACGCGCTGCGCAAGACCTTCGAGAAGTCCGGCGACCACATCATCCTGCCCGACGTTATTTCCAAGGAGCCGCTCGCACCGGTGGTGCGCCAGCGCGACGACGACTGGATGATGATCGTGAAGTGGACGCTGTACGCGATGATCAACGCCGAAGAGCTGGGCATCACCTCGCAGAACATCGGCGAAGCGCTGAAGTCGAAGAAACCGGATGTGATGCGCCTGGTCGGCACCGAAGGCGCGTTCGGCGAGGATCTCGGCCTGTCGAAGGACTGGGCCGCCCGCGTCATCCGCCATGTCGGCAATTACGGCGAGGTCTACGACCGCAACGTCGGCAAACTCGGCATCCCGCGCGGCCTGAACCAGCTCTGGAGCAACGGCGGCATCCAATACGCCCCGCCGATCAGGTAG
- a CDS encoding L,D-transpeptidase: MLASVPSYAQQQDAGDEPGLIADDGYVLPPEWQKQMVYFRTTEAPGTIIVQTSERYLYLVQGNNRALRYGIGVGREGFTWQGLLKISRKAEWPDWVPPPEMIQRQPYLPRFMAGGPGNPLGARAMYLGSTVYRIHGTNRPDTIGTAISSGCFRLVNADVMDLYARVPVGTKVVVRQRPEL; this comes from the coding sequence ATGCTCGCTTCCGTGCCCAGCTACGCGCAGCAGCAGGATGCCGGTGACGAGCCCGGGCTGATCGCTGACGACGGCTACGTGCTGCCGCCGGAGTGGCAGAAGCAGATGGTGTATTTCCGCACCACCGAGGCGCCCGGCACCATTATCGTCCAGACCTCCGAACGCTATCTGTATCTGGTTCAGGGCAACAACCGCGCGCTGCGCTACGGCATCGGCGTCGGCCGCGAAGGCTTCACCTGGCAGGGCCTCTTGAAGATCTCGCGGAAGGCCGAATGGCCGGATTGGGTGCCGCCGCCGGAGATGATCCAGCGTCAGCCCTATCTGCCGCGCTTCATGGCCGGCGGCCCCGGCAATCCGCTCGGCGCGCGGGCGATGTATCTCGGCTCGACGGTGTATCGCATCCACGGCACCAACCGGCCCGACACCATCGGCACCGCGATTTCGTCAGGCTGCTTCCGTCTGGTCAATGCCGACGTGATGGACCTGTATGCCCGCGTCCCGGTCGGCACCAAGGTGGTGGTCCGGCAAAGGCCCGAGCTGTAA
- a CDS encoding response regulator, which translates to MSQNPHIIVVDDEAPAREMVGDYLKMHGFAVTLCDGGKSLRAEIATKLPDLVVLDLNMPEEDGLSIIRDLKAKSNVPVIMLTATASPIDRVVGLELGADDYVAKPCELRELMARIRSVLRRAAPPKPVAAEPASAAKADNAQLVRFGTKWLDLEAQALRDDDGNEHPLTASEFGLLKVFAANPKRVLSRERLLELANARDAEAFDRAVDLRIMRIRRKIEPDPTKPAVIRTIRGGGYLFSPASDRA; encoded by the coding sequence ATGAGCCAGAACCCGCACATCATCGTCGTCGACGACGAAGCCCCGGCCCGCGAGATGGTCGGCGACTATCTCAAGATGCACGGCTTCGCCGTCACCCTGTGCGATGGCGGCAAGAGCCTGCGCGCCGAGATTGCCACCAAGCTTCCGGACCTGGTGGTGCTGGACCTCAACATGCCGGAAGAGGACGGGCTGTCGATCATCCGCGACCTCAAGGCCAAGTCCAACGTCCCGGTGATCATGCTGACCGCGACCGCCAGCCCGATCGACCGCGTGGTCGGCCTCGAACTCGGCGCCGACGATTACGTCGCCAAACCCTGCGAGCTGCGCGAATTGATGGCGCGCATTCGTTCGGTGCTGCGCCGCGCGGCGCCGCCGAAGCCCGTTGCCGCAGAGCCTGCAAGCGCTGCCAAGGCCGACAACGCCCAGCTGGTGCGGTTCGGCACCAAATGGCTCGACCTCGAAGCCCAGGCGCTGCGCGACGACGACGGCAATGAGCATCCGTTGACGGCATCTGAATTCGGCCTGCTGAAGGTGTTCGCGGCCAATCCGAAACGGGTGCTGTCGCGCGAGCGGCTGCTGGAGCTGGCGAACGCACGCGACGCTGAGGCCTTCGACCGCGCGGTCGATCTCCGCATCATGCGGATCCGCCGCAAGATCGAGCCGGACCCGACAAAGCCGGCCGTAATTCGGACAATTCGCGGCGGCGGCTATTTGTTCTCGCCGGCCAGCGACCGCGCCTGA
- the cydB gene encoding cytochrome d ubiquinol oxidase subunit II gives MAYDIATIWAFIIAFAVFVYVVMDGFDLGLGILFPLFRAKRDRDVIMNSVAPVWDGNETWLVLGGGGLFAAFPLAYAVLMPALYTPIIAMLLGLAFRGVAFEFRWRTQRERNRWDVAFFLGSLVATLAQGVALGALLQGVHVEGRAYAGGWWDWLTPFSLLTGVALVIGYALLGANWLVMKTTGELRDTAYQLSRWLLLALLVAIVAVSAATPFLSYDYSQRWFAWPNVLATAQVPLAVAIVTALLLRALAQRRDYQPFLLTLCLFALSYAGLGISLWPYVVPRSITIWQAAAPENSQLFMLVGVAILVPIILTYTAWAYWVFRGKVDPESGYH, from the coding sequence ATGGCTTATGACATCGCGACGATCTGGGCTTTCATCATCGCCTTTGCGGTGTTCGTCTATGTGGTGATGGACGGCTTCGACCTCGGGCTCGGCATTCTGTTTCCGCTGTTTCGGGCCAAGCGCGATCGCGACGTGATCATGAACAGCGTCGCCCCGGTGTGGGACGGCAACGAGACCTGGCTGGTGCTCGGCGGTGGTGGCCTGTTCGCGGCATTCCCGCTGGCCTATGCGGTGCTGATGCCGGCGCTGTACACGCCGATCATCGCGATGTTGCTCGGGCTGGCGTTTCGCGGCGTCGCGTTTGAATTCCGCTGGCGGACCCAGCGCGAGCGCAATCGCTGGGACGTCGCGTTCTTCCTCGGCTCGCTGGTGGCCACGCTGGCGCAGGGCGTCGCGCTCGGCGCGCTGCTGCAGGGCGTTCACGTCGAAGGCCGCGCCTATGCGGGCGGCTGGTGGGATTGGCTGACGCCGTTCAGCCTGCTCACCGGCGTCGCGCTGGTGATCGGCTACGCTTTGCTCGGCGCAAACTGGTTGGTGATGAAAACCACCGGTGAGCTGCGCGACACCGCGTATCAGCTGAGCCGCTGGCTACTGCTCGCCCTGCTCGTGGCGATTGTCGCCGTCAGCGCCGCGACGCCGTTCCTGAGTTACGATTACTCGCAGCGCTGGTTCGCCTGGCCGAACGTTCTCGCCACTGCGCAGGTGCCGCTCGCCGTCGCCATCGTCACCGCGCTGCTGCTGCGCGCGCTGGCGCAGCGGCGCGACTACCAGCCGTTCCTGCTGACGCTGTGCCTGTTCGCGCTGTCCTATGCGGGCCTCGGCATCAGCCTGTGGCCCTATGTGGTGCCACGGAGCATCACCATCTGGCAGGCGGCTGCGCCGGAGAACAGCCAACTGTTCATGCTGGTCGGCGTCGCCATCCTGGTGCCGATCATCCTCACCTACACCGCGTGGGCCTATTGGGTGTTTCGCGGCAAGGTCGATCCGGAGAGCGGCTATCATTGA
- a CDS encoding sigma-70 family RNA polymerase sigma factor, which translates to MQNVIALNDAGRLGILAARATSDEMLLASIANGDRTAMHTLYARHNVRVYRFILRMVRDAATAEDLVSQVFLDVWRTARQFEGRAQVSTWLLSIARFKALTALRQRQHEDIDQDDVLEIADGSDSPETALDRSRTSDILRACIAKLSPAHREIINLVYYHEKSVEEVGRIVGIPQSTVKTRMFYARKQLAELLKRHGVESLAA; encoded by the coding sequence ATGCAGAACGTCATTGCGCTCAACGACGCCGGCCGCCTGGGCATCCTCGCCGCCAGAGCCACGAGCGATGAAATGCTGCTCGCCAGCATTGCCAACGGTGACCGGACTGCGATGCACACTTTGTACGCCCGGCACAATGTGCGGGTGTATCGCTTCATCCTGCGGATGGTGCGCGACGCCGCGACCGCCGAAGACTTGGTCAGCCAGGTCTTCCTCGACGTGTGGCGGACCGCCCGACAGTTCGAGGGCCGCGCTCAGGTGTCGACCTGGCTGCTGTCGATCGCCCGGTTCAAGGCGCTGACCGCGCTGCGCCAGCGCCAGCACGAAGACATCGACCAGGATGACGTGCTGGAGATCGCCGACGGTTCCGACTCGCCGGAGACGGCACTCGACCGCAGCCGCACCAGCGACATCCTGCGCGCCTGCATCGCCAAACTGTCGCCGGCGCATCGCGAGATCATCAACCTCGTCTACTATCATGAGAAGTCGGTCGAAGAGGTCGGGCGCATCGTCGGCATTCCGCAGAGCACGGTGAAGACCCGGATGTTCTACGCCCGCAAACAGCTTGCCGAATTGCTGAAGCGTCACGGTGTCGAAAGCCTCGCGGCCTGA
- a CDS encoding DUF3369 domain-containing protein gives MADQDDILELIEDTDSTPEVSGARKWKIAVIDDDTAVHDGTRFALSDYSLNNQGLEILSAYSGAEGRELMRAHPDIAAVLLDVIMETDAAGLDLVEFIRNDLKNETVRIILRTGQPGQAPERRVIVDYDINDYKAKTELTADKLFTSLTAALRSYQQLERMVQTRRGLEIIIDAASTLYDFKSMQRLAEGVLTQLASLLNVDCAGILVLRDAGDELAVLAGSGCYSRFIGTTGHSNSLDPDLRQMVEEAFRRRKHEFADHRTVLYIRTGSGREVVVLLQAERELSDTDRSLVEIFGSRLSIAFDNVILYRQLHEANTQLEERVAQRTRALTQANRRLSTQWLRLQRANAFKNEILGTVAHDLKNPLGVILGRTEMLTELIGAESSKDHVIAQVDHIRDATRRLTLMVDHLISDAMADAFDISIRREAVDIAALVGEVAEANRPMAQNKQQVISVSTPEACSTMCDSDRMREAIDNLVSNAIKYSPIGGNIALQVDGDGDSTMIRVTDEGAGLSPEDLSRLFGRFQRLSAKPTAGESSTGLGLSIVKKIVDMHGGEIIAESPGPGQGATFTIILPAAPVS, from the coding sequence ATGGCCGACCAGGACGATATCCTCGAGCTGATCGAAGACACGGATTCGACGCCGGAGGTATCGGGCGCACGGAAATGGAAGATCGCGGTGATCGACGACGACACCGCGGTCCACGACGGCACCCGCTTTGCGCTGAGCGACTACAGCCTCAACAATCAGGGGTTGGAGATCCTGTCGGCCTATTCGGGCGCCGAAGGCCGCGAACTGATGCGGGCCCACCCCGATATCGCCGCGGTGCTGCTCGACGTCATCATGGAGACCGACGCCGCCGGCCTCGACCTGGTGGAGTTCATCCGCAACGATCTGAAGAACGAGACCGTACGGATCATCCTGCGCACCGGCCAGCCAGGCCAGGCGCCCGAGCGCCGCGTCATCGTCGACTACGACATCAACGACTACAAGGCCAAGACCGAGCTCACCGCCGACAAGCTGTTCACCTCGCTGACCGCGGCGCTGCGCAGCTATCAGCAGCTCGAACGGATGGTGCAGACCCGGCGCGGCCTCGAAATCATCATCGACGCCGCCTCGACGCTGTACGACTTCAAATCGATGCAGCGACTCGCCGAAGGCGTGCTGACCCAGCTCGCCTCGCTGCTCAATGTCGATTGCGCCGGTATCTTGGTCTTACGCGACGCCGGCGACGAACTGGCGGTTCTAGCCGGCTCGGGCTGCTACAGCCGCTTCATCGGCACCACAGGCCACAGCAATTCGCTCGACCCGGACCTTCGTCAGATGGTCGAGGAAGCGTTCCGGCGGCGGAAGCACGAGTTCGCCGACCATCGCACTGTGCTGTATATCCGGACCGGAAGCGGCCGCGAGGTGGTGGTACTGCTGCAGGCCGAGCGCGAACTGTCGGACACCGACCGTTCGCTGGTCGAGATCTTCGGCAGCCGGCTGTCGATCGCCTTCGACAATGTCATCCTGTATCGGCAGCTGCACGAGGCCAACACCCAGCTCGAAGAGCGGGTGGCTCAGCGCACCCGGGCGCTGACCCAGGCCAACCGCCGGCTGTCGACGCAGTGGCTGCGGCTGCAGCGCGCCAATGCGTTCAAGAACGAGATCCTCGGTACCGTCGCCCACGACCTGAAGAACCCGCTCGGCGTCATCCTCGGCCGCACCGAGATGCTGACCGAGCTGATCGGCGCCGAATCCTCCAAGGACCATGTCATCGCTCAGGTCGATCATATCCGCGACGCCACACGGCGGCTGACGCTGATGGTCGATCATCTGATTTCCGACGCGATGGCGGATGCGTTCGACATCTCGATCCGGCGCGAGGCGGTCGACATCGCCGCGCTGGTCGGCGAGGTCGCCGAGGCCAACCGGCCGATGGCGCAGAACAAGCAGCAGGTGATTTCGGTGTCCACGCCGGAGGCCTGCTCGACGATGTGCGATTCCGACCGGATGCGCGAGGCGATCGACAATCTGGTCAGCAACGCCATCAAATACAGCCCGATCGGCGGCAACATCGCGCTGCAGGTCGACGGTGATGGCGACAGCACCATGATCCGCGTTACCGATGAGGGCGCCGGGCTGTCGCCGGAAGACCTGAGCCGACTGTTCGGGCGCTTCCAGCGGCTGTCCGCCAAGCCGACCGCGGGCGAAAGCTCGACCGGCCTCGGGCTGTCGATCGTCAAGAAGATCGTCGACATGCACGGCGGCGAGATCATCGCCGAGAGCCCCGGCCCCGGTCAGGGCGCGACCTTCACCATCATTCTGCCCGCAGCGCCGGTGTCATGA
- a CDS encoding cytochrome ubiquinol oxidase subunit I yields the protein MFESLDPVVLARLQFAFTVSFHIIFPAFSIGLASYLAVLEALWLWTKREVFINLFNYWMKIFAIAFGMGVVSGIVMSYQFGTNWAVFSDKTGPVLGPLMAYEVLTAFFLEAGFLGVMLFGLKLVGPRLHFLATLMVAIGTLTSAFWILSANSWMQTPTGYAVNDVGQFIAVDWFKLIFNPSFPYRLTHMVLAAYLTTALVVGSVGAYHLLSNTRQPGARMMFSMAMWMIAVVAPIQIFAGDAHGLNTLEHQPAKVMAMEGHYQSHPDGAPLILFGLPDQDAAVVRYALQIPKLSSLILKHSLDAPLAGLDTVPRENWPPVPITFWSFRVMVALGFLMLGLGVFSLWLRWRGQLFESRPLHRFALAMGPAGFIAVLAGWVTTETGRQPFTVFGLLRTVDSVSPLAAPAVATSLIAFILVYFAIFIAGVVYILRLMAHPPHPGEEGPRGDTPERAAGITPAPAIATRRFS from the coding sequence ATGTTCGAAAGTCTTGATCCGGTGGTGCTGGCGCGCCTCCAGTTCGCCTTCACGGTTTCGTTTCACATCATCTTCCCAGCCTTTTCGATCGGCCTTGCGAGCTATCTCGCTGTGCTCGAAGCGCTGTGGCTGTGGACCAAGCGCGAAGTCTTCATCAACCTGTTCAATTACTGGATGAAGATCTTCGCCATCGCGTTCGGCATGGGCGTGGTGTCGGGCATCGTGATGTCCTACCAGTTCGGCACCAACTGGGCGGTGTTCTCCGACAAGACCGGTCCGGTGCTCGGCCCGCTGATGGCCTATGAGGTGCTGACCGCCTTCTTCCTCGAGGCGGGATTCCTCGGCGTCATGCTGTTCGGCCTCAAGCTGGTGGGACCGCGGCTGCACTTCCTCGCCACGCTGATGGTCGCGATCGGCACGCTGACCTCGGCGTTCTGGATTCTGTCGGCCAATTCCTGGATGCAGACCCCGACCGGTTACGCCGTCAACGACGTCGGGCAATTCATCGCGGTCGACTGGTTCAAGCTGATCTTCAATCCGTCGTTTCCGTATCGCCTCACGCATATGGTTCTGGCCGCCTATCTCACCACTGCGCTCGTGGTGGGCTCGGTCGGCGCCTATCATCTGCTGAGCAACACCCGGCAGCCCGGCGCGCGGATGATGTTCTCGATGGCGATGTGGATGATCGCCGTGGTGGCACCGATCCAGATCTTCGCCGGCGACGCGCACGGCCTCAATACGCTGGAGCACCAGCCCGCCAAGGTGATGGCGATGGAAGGCCACTACCAGAGCCATCCAGACGGCGCGCCGCTGATCCTGTTCGGCCTGCCTGATCAGGACGCCGCGGTGGTGCGCTACGCGCTGCAGATTCCGAAACTGTCGTCGTTGATCTTGAAGCACTCACTCGATGCGCCGCTCGCCGGCCTCGACACTGTGCCGCGTGAAAACTGGCCGCCGGTGCCGATCACCTTCTGGTCGTTCCGTGTGATGGTCGCGCTCGGCTTCCTGATGCTCGGCCTCGGCGTGTTCAGCCTGTGGCTGCGCTGGCGCGGCCAGCTGTTCGAATCCCGGCCATTGCACCGCTTCGCGCTGGCGATGGGCCCGGCCGGCTTCATCGCCGTGCTGGCCGGCTGGGTGACCACCGAAACCGGACGGCAGCCGTTCACCGTGTTCGGCCTGCTGCGCACCGTCGACTCTGTGTCGCCACTGGCCGCACCGGCGGTGGCCACGTCGCTGATCGCCTTCATCCTGGTGTATTTCGCCATCTTCATCGCAGGGGTGGTCTACATCCTGCGGCTGATGGCGCATCCGCCGCACCCTGGCGAGGAAGGCCCGCGCGGCGATACGCCCGAACGTGCCGCCGGCATCACGCCGGCGCCGGCGATCGCCACCCGCAGATTCAGTTGA
- a CDS encoding acyl-CoA dehydrogenase family protein, translated as MALVLTEEQTMLRDSARGLIGDKAPVAHLRRLRDERDATGFSRELWKSFAEMGFAGLLVPEEFGGSGLGCVEAGVVMEEIGRNLTPSPQLSTAILAASALARGGSEAQKKAYLPKLADGSLIAALAVDEGAKHRPAKIAMTATRAGNGFKLKGDKALVVDGHVADLLIVAARSAGQPGDADGLTLFLVDSKAKGVAIERTVMVDAHNAARISFDDVEVNADQVLGEVDRGGALLEAVLNVGRAAVAAEMLGVADEAFGRTVSYLKERKQFGKLIGEFQALQHRAAHLYTEIEILRAAVLKALQAVDADAVQARVAVSVAKAKAGTVATLAVQEGVQMHGGMGMTDQFDIGLFMKRARVLQELLGDSAYHAEALAEWKKY; from the coding sequence ATGGCTCTCGTCCTCACCGAAGAACAAACCATGTTGCGCGACTCGGCGCGCGGACTGATCGGCGACAAGGCGCCGGTCGCTCACTTGCGCCGGCTCCGCGACGAGCGTGACGCCACCGGCTTCTCCCGCGAACTGTGGAAGAGCTTCGCCGAGATGGGCTTTGCCGGTCTGCTGGTGCCGGAGGAGTTCGGCGGCTCGGGGCTCGGCTGCGTCGAGGCCGGCGTGGTGATGGAGGAGATCGGCCGCAACCTGACGCCGTCGCCGCAGCTGTCGACCGCGATCCTGGCCGCCTCCGCGTTGGCGCGCGGCGGCTCGGAAGCCCAGAAGAAGGCTTATCTGCCGAAGCTCGCCGACGGCTCGCTGATCGCAGCGCTTGCGGTCGACGAGGGCGCCAAGCACCGGCCCGCGAAGATCGCGATGACCGCGACGCGCGCCGGCAACGGCTTCAAGCTGAAAGGCGACAAGGCGCTGGTGGTCGACGGCCATGTCGCCGACCTTCTGATCGTCGCGGCGCGCAGCGCCGGTCAGCCGGGCGATGCGGATGGGCTGACGCTGTTCCTGGTCGACTCGAAGGCGAAGGGCGTTGCGATCGAGCGCACCGTGATGGTCGACGCCCACAACGCAGCGCGGATCAGTTTCGACGACGTCGAGGTGAATGCCGATCAGGTGCTCGGCGAGGTCGATCGCGGCGGCGCGCTGCTCGAGGCGGTGCTAAACGTCGGCCGCGCGGCGGTTGCTGCCGAAATGCTCGGCGTCGCGGATGAGGCGTTCGGGCGGACAGTGAGCTATCTGAAAGAGCGCAAGCAGTTCGGCAAGCTGATCGGCGAATTCCAGGCGCTGCAGCACCGCGCCGCGCATCTCTACACCGAGATCGAAATCCTTCGCGCCGCCGTGCTCAAGGCGCTGCAGGCAGTCGATGCGGACGCCGTGCAGGCGCGCGTCGCGGTTTCGGTCGCCAAGGCCAAGGCCGGAACGGTGGCGACGCTGGCGGTGCAGGAAGGCGTGCAGATGCACGGCGGCATGGGCATGACCGACCAGTTCGACATCGGTCTGTTCATGAAACGCGCGCGCGTTCTGCAGGAACTGCTCGGCGACAGCGCCTATCACGCCGAAGCGTTGGCGGAGTGGAAGAAGTACTGA